A stretch of the Arachis stenosperma cultivar V10309 chromosome 6, arast.V10309.gnm1.PFL2, whole genome shotgun sequence genome encodes the following:
- the LOC130935058 gene encoding early nodulin-93-like, translating into MGIPSELRDMWVSRRESFLIASPAEERKIVRTKKCTHDGVIAGFKAASIACVASAVPTLAAVRMVPWAKANLNYVAQALIISAASIAAYFITADKTILECARRNAQLEDSLRNTRQ; encoded by the exons ATGGGAATTCCGTCGGAACTGAGAGACATGTGGGTGTCCCGCAGAGAATCCTTCCTTATTGCTTCTCCCGCCGAAGAAAGGAAGATTGTTAGGACTAAGAAATGCACCCATG ATGGTGTAATTGCTGGATTCAAAGCAGCTTCCATTGCATGTGTTGCCAGTGCCGTGCCTACA CTGGCTGCAGTTCGCATGGTTCCATGGGCAAAGGCAAACCTCAATTATGTTGCGCAGGCACTTATCATATCTGCTG CCTCCATTGCTGCATACTTCATCACCGCCGATAAAACTATCTTGGAATGCGCGAGAAGAAATGCTCAGCTTGAAGATTCGTTAAGAAACACCAGACAATGA
- the LOC130934743 gene encoding endoribonuclease YBEY, chloroplastic: MWDCGERRKLRNGDAGRSWYPQGHQKDIGVRGECHVLNVTSESYLVHDMLPRFSQLLLRPHSQSHLQRIMPRAITCSTQCHYTSSSSSHYSPFATPSNSRRSSLSLPSKCSSLFARGFHALCERNEAKKKRLGLVGAVRAGQREYRKLRRRAPKAKAKPKELELCVDICIEEDLPDDPEVLSIAELLRLNAPMAMKLAFDGLKDSRYKTRDAAIDDVGGFESVELSLLLCNDEFIRKLNKEWRDEDHATDVLSMSQHIPGLKLPILMLGDIVISVETAARQAEERGHTLVDEIRILMVHGLLHLLGFDHELSEEAEVEMEKEEELLLKSLGWKGKGLIKSTHEAEINSTSHHHSSDDQLSKDRKKDGSLRFYKPKFSYIFCDMDGTLLNSKSQISPATAQALRKATSRGVKIVIATGKARPAVIDVFKMVDLAGKDGIVSEFSPGVFLQGLLVYGRQGKEIFRSNLDLSVCREACLYSLENKIPLIAFCEGRCLTLFHDPLVDSLHTTYHEPKAEIMPSIEHLLASADIQKMIFLDTAKSVASTIRPYWSEATKDRATVVQAVPDMLEIVPLGTSKGNGVKILLDHLGVTPKEIMAIGDGENDVEMLELASVGIALSNGAEKTKAVANIIGCSNDEDGVADAIYRYAF; this comes from the exons ATGTGGGACTGCGGGGAACGACGCAAATTGCGCAACGGTGATGCTGGACGTTCGTG GTACCCTCAAGGTCATCAAAAGGATATTGGCGTCCGGGGTGAGTGTCACGTCCTCAACGTTACCTCCGAATCATACCTTGTTCATGACATGCTTCCCCGCTTCTCTCAACTCCTTCTCCGCCCTCACTCTCAATCTCATCTACAAAGAATCATGCCACGTGCCATCACGTGCTCCACCCAATGCCATTAtacctcttcttcctcttcgcATTATTCCCCTTTCGCTACTCCCTCTAACTCTCGGCGTTCTTCCCTTTCTCTGCCTTCGAAATGCTCTTCGCTGTTTGCTCGTGGGTTCCACGCTCTGTGCGAAAGAAACGAAGCCAAGAAGAAGCGGTTAGGATTGGTTGGCGCGGTTCGCGCGGGGCAGAGGGAGTATCGGAAGCTGAGGAGGCGAGCGCCAAAGGCGAAAGCGAAACCAAAGGAGTTGGAACTCTGCGTTGACATTTGCATCGAAGAAGATTTGCCTGATGATCCTGAAGTCTTG AGCATTGCGGAACTGCTTCGTCTGAATGCTCCAATGGCAATGAAGCTTGCATTTGATGGTTTGAAAGATTCACGGTATAAAACTAGAGATGCTGCTATAGATGATGTTGGCGGGTTTGAAAGCGTAGAATTATCATTGCTTCTTTGCAATGATGAGTTTATTCGAAAACTTAATAAGGAATGGAGAGATGAGGATCATGCTACTGATGTTCTATCAATGTCGCAACATATTCCTGGTCTTAAGCTGCCAATT CTAATGTTGGGTGATATTGTAATTTCTGTTGAGACAGCTGCAAGACAAGCAGAGGAAAGAGGGCACACTCTTGTTGATGAGATCCGTATCCTCATG GTTCATGGCTTGTTACATCTTTTGGGATTTGATCATGAATTAAGTGAAGAGGCTGAAGTAGAAATGGAGAAAGAGGAGGAGCTTCTTTTAAAGAGTCTTGGATGGAAAGGAAAAGGGCTAATAAAGAGCACACATGAAGCTGAAATAAATTCAACTTCTCACCATCACAGTTCTGATG ATCAACTGTCAAAAGACAGGAAGAAAGATGGCAGTCTTAGATTTTACAAACCAAAGTTCAGCTATATCTTCTGCGATATGGATG GAACACTGCTTAACAGCAAAAGTCAAATCAGTCCTGCAACTGCCCAGGCCTTGAGAAAGGCCACTTCAAGGGGTGTGAAAATTGTGATAGCTACTGGAAAA GCTCGTccagctgtgatagatgttttTAAGATGGTGGATTTAGCTGGAAAAGATGGGATTGTTTCAGAATTTTCTCCTGGGGTTTTCTTACAG GGGTTGCTTGTTTATGGTAGACAAGGGAAGGAAATATTTAGGAGCAACTTAGATCTGAGCGTTTGTCGAGAG GCATGTCTTTACTCATTGGAGAATAAGATTCCACTTATTGCATTCTGTGAAGGCCGCTGCCTCACCCTTTTTCATGACCCACTTGTTGATTCACTGCATACAACATACCATGAACCAAAG GCTGAGATCATGCCTTCCATCGAACATCTTCTGGCTTCCGCTGACATACAG AAAATGATTTTCTTGGACACTGCGAAGAGTGTGGCTAGTACTATACGGCCATACTGGTCAGAGGCAACAAAAGATCGTGCAACTGTTGTTCAAGCTGTGCCAGATATGCTGGAGATTGTTCCATTAGGAACATCCAAAGGGAATGGGGTGAAAATTTTGCTAGATCATCTTGGGGTGACTCCTAAGGAG ATAATGGCTATTGGTGATGGAGAAAATGATGTCGAGATGCTCGAGTTAGCTTCCGTAGGCATTGCACTCAGCAATGGAGCAGAGAAGACGAAAGCTGTGGCCAACATAATTGGTTGCAGCAATGATGAAGATGGGGTAGCAGACGCTATCTACCGGTATGCATTCTGA
- the LOC130934744 gene encoding amino acid permease 1-like, producing MVESVSITANEDILVDDDGKPKRTGTVWTATAHIITAVIGAGVLSLPWAMAQLGWIIGILSFLICSSVILYTSNLLTDCYRSPDSVTGQRNSTYMEAVKANLGGRMHLICGIVQYTNLTGAAIGYTITTSISIVAIRKINCFHKKGVASDECRFSNNPYMIGLGIVEIFLSQIPHFHKISWLSIIASIMSFGYAFIGIGLSFATIIQGKGRSTYLIASKGEFTSDKIWNMLVALGNITVASSYSQIAIDIQDSLKSSRAENAVMKMANKMAIVTMTVIFLLCACSGYAAFGSDTPGSILMSSGFKEPFWLINIANVFIVIHLLGAYQVLCQPIYGVVETLAKQQWPNSTFIMEEFSVSIGKVKLNINLFRLVWRTVFVVVVTILAMAMPFFNEILALLGATAYWPLGIYFPVEMFIAKQKLKKRTFQWIGLQTLNAIFMLLAIAVACAAIHGLNESLRKYKPFMYKG from the exons atggttgAATCAGTAAGCATTACTGCAAATGAGGATATTCTTGTAGATGATGATGGCAAACCTAAAAGAACCG GGACAGTTTGGACTGCAACTGCACATATAATAACAGCAGTAATTGGTGCTGGAGTTTTGTCATTACCATGGGCCATGGCTCAATTAGGATGGATAATTGGCATATTATCTTTCTTAATTTGTTCTTCTGTTATTCTCTATACCTCCAATCTTTTAACTGATTGTTATAGATCACCAGACTCAGTTACTGGACAAAGAAATTCCACTTATATGGAGGCTGTAAAAGCTAACTTAG GTGGTAGAATGCACTTGATATGTGGAATAGTCCAATATACCAACCTTACAGGAGCTGCTATTGGATACACAATAACTACATCCATAAGTATAGT GGCAATACGAAAGATCAATTGCTTCCATAAAAAAGGAGTTGCATCCGATGAATGTCGTTTTTCAAATAATCCATACATGATTGGTTTAGGAATTGTTGAAATCTTTTTGTCCCAAATTCCACATTTCCACAAGATATCTTGGCTCTCAATCATAGCATCAATCATGTCTTTTGGATATGCATTTATTGGCATAGGACTTTCATTTGCTACAATAATACAAG GAAAAGGAAGAAGCACTTATTTAATTGCAAGCAAGGGAGAATTTACCTCAGACAAAATTTGGAATATGCTCGTTGCATTGGGAAATATTACCGTTGCAAGTAGCTATAGTCAAATTGCAATAGATATCCAG GACTCGTTGAAATCATCGCGAGCAGAAAATGCAGTAATgaagatggcaaataagatggcTATAGTTACAATGACAGTTATATTTCTGTTATGTGCGTGCTCTGGTTATGCTGCATTTGGCTCAGACACTCCTGGCAGCATCCTCATGAGCTCTGGCTTCAAGGAGCCATTTTGGCTTATTAACATAGCAAATGTCTTCATTGTCATACACCTTCTTGGAGCATACCAG GTACTTTGCCAACCAATCTATGGTGTTGTTGAAACATTAGCTAAGCAACAATGGCCAAACTCAACTTTTATAATGGAAGAATTCTCAGTGAGCATTGGAAAAGTAAAGTTGAATATTAATTTGTTTAGGCTGGTTTGGAGAACAGTATTTGTTGTGGTAGTGACTATTCTAGCCATGGCAATGCCTTTCTTTAATGAAATTCTAGCACTTCTAGGGGCAACTGCATATTGGCCTTTGGGAATCTATTTTCCAGTGGAGATGTTCATTGCCAAACAGAAATTGAAAAAACGAACATTTCAATGGATTGGACTTCAAACCTTGAATGCTATATTTATGCTACTGGCAATAGCTGTAGCATGTGCAGCCATTCATGGTTTGAATGAATCTCTCAGGAAATACAAGCCATTTATGTATAAAGGATAG